The Pseudomonas pergaminensis nucleotide sequence TTTTCTGGCCGCCATACATCTTAACGCCAAGGCGTTTGGCTTCTGAGTCGCGACCGTTACGGGTACTACCACCAGCTTTTTTGTGTGCCATGAGTCAATTCTCCTAGTGAGGAATTAGGCTGAAATTAAGCCTGAATACCGGTGATTTTGATCTCGGTGTACCACTGGCGGTGGCCCATACGCTTCATGTGGTGCTTACGACGACGGAACTTGATGATGCGGACTTTATCGTGACGACCTTGGGAGATCACTTCAGCCACAACGGTAGCGCCAGCAACAACTGGAGCGCCGATGTTCACGTCATCGCCATTGGCGACCAACAGAACGCGATCAAAAGTAACGGATTCGCCGGTAGCGACTTCCAGTTTTTCGATCTTCAGGTATTCACCTGGGGCGACTTTGTATTGCTTGCCACCAGTAACAATTACTGCGTACGACATGGTATTTCTCCGATAATCCTGCTCACCCAGCGCTTTATAAGAAGAGGTATTGGCTGGCATGGCTGCATGGGATGGACGTCCCGAATGCAATTGCGTAAGGCAGGTGCTGCCCAGGAAGTTCAGGGTGCGCGATTGTACGCAAGGCAACGGGGTGTTGCAAGAGGCCGTCTATCGCGCCTTGACACTACGGGGCCTGGGTCCTAGCATGCCGCGCAACCCTTCTGGAGCGACTGTCGCTGATGCAACCCCAAGCTTTCTACCGCGCGGTCGCGGACGATTTTAGCGCCGTCGACGGCATCATCAAGCAGCAGCTGACGTCTAAAGTGCCGCTGGTCTCCAAAATTGGCGACTATATTACGTCGGCGGGCGGTAAACGCCTGCGTCCTTTATTAGTGCTGCTGTGCGGCAAGGCCCTGGGTCGCGAAGGCGATGACCTGCGCCTGCTGGCGGCCACTATCGAATTCCTGCACACCGCCACCCTGCTGCATGACGACGTGGTCGACATGTCCGGCATGCGCCGTGGCCGCGAGACCGCCAACGCCATGTGGGGCAACGCACCCAGCGTGCTGGTGGGCGACTTCCTGTATTCGCGCTCGTTCGAAATGATGGTTGAACTCGGCTCGATGCCGGTGATGAAGATTCTTTCACAGGCCACCCGCATCATCGCCGAGGGCGAAGTGTTGCAACTGTCGAAGGTCCGCGACGCCAGCACCACCGAAGAAACCTATATGGAAGTGATTCGCGGCAAAACCGCGATGCTCTTTGAAGCCTCCACCCACAGCGCCGCTGCGCTGTGCGGCGCTACGGCCGAACAGGCCGAAGCCCTGCGCACCTTTGGTGACCACCTGGGCGTGGCGTTCCAACTGGTCGACGACCTGCTCGACTACAAGGGCGACGCCGAAACCCTTGGCAAGAACGTCGGTGACGACCTGGCCGAAGGCAAGCCGACCTTGCCGCTGATCTACACCATGCGCGAAGGCACGCCGGAACAGGCTGCCCTGGTGCGCAAGGCGATCCAGAAAGGCGGGATCGAAGACCTGGAGGCCATCCGTGCCGCTGTCGAAGCGTCGGGCTCCCTGGAGTACACCGCGCAACTGGCACGCGACTACGTGGCCCGTGCAATCAAATGCCTGGAAGCCCTCCCCGCCAGCGAATACCGGGATGCCCTGGTTGAGCTGAGTGAGTTTGCGGTCGCGCGTACTCACTGATCCCGCACTGATTAATGTGGGAACTGGCGTGCCTGCGATGACGGTAGTGAACTCACCATCGCTATCGCAGGCACGCCAGCTCCCACGTTTAAAGCGCATTACCAACTGAGCGCCCGCGCTCGCCGCAAAACCCTATATAATGTGCGACTTTTAGCCATCCTGACTCTCAAGGAGCTTTAGTGAGCACGTTGCCACCCTGCCCGAAATGCAATTCCGAATACACCTACGAAGACGGCGCCCAGCTGATCTGCCCGGAATGCGCCCATGAGTGGTCCGCCAATGGCGAGGCCGAAGCAGCCAGCGACGACACCGTGAAGAAAGATTCTGTGGGCAACGTCCTGCAGGACGGCGACACCATCACCGTGATCAAGGACCTCAAGGTCAAGGGCACTTCCCTGGTCGTCAAAGTGGGCACCAAGGTCAAGAACATCCGCCTGTGCGACGGCGACCACGATATCGATTGCAAGATCGACGGTATCGGCCCGATGAAGCTCAAGTCTGAGTTCGTGCGCAAAGTCTGAACCTGCTACCTCCATCCCGCGCCCGCCGCGGGATGGCGTTTCGCCCTCTCCATTGATCGAACGCAATATCCACACAGAAAAAACCAGAAACCGCCAATAGGCACTTGCTATTCTACGAATAAGAATTATTCTCATTGAAACCCATCAAGGAGATGCGACCCATGACTTATTTGATAGATGCCTGGCTGGACCGCCCACACCCTTACCTGCGGATCTTGCATCGGGAAACCGGCGAAGTCTGTGCAGTACTGGAAGAAGAAGCGCTGAACGAATTGCAGGACCAAGGCGACCTGGACGTCAACGGGCTGAGCTCGAGTGAACCTGGGGTGTTGAAGGAGGTGGTGCGTAATCTGTTTCTGTTTTGCTATGCCCGAGCGTTGCGCCCGGCGACGGAGCTGAATGGCAAGTTCCATCCATGAGCGAGGTTGAATGCACCTGCTTTATGTGGGAGCTGGCTTGCCTGCGATGGCATCAACTCGGTAAGACATCAGACCGAGTCGCCGGCATCGCGGGCAAGCCCGGCTCCCACATAAAGCCAGGCGCAGTAATCAGCAGGTCTTACAGAACGTCGAGCAGCTCGACGTCGAACACCAGGACGCTGTGCGGCGGGATGCTACCAACGCCTTGAGCGCCGTAAGCCAGTTCGCTAGGCACGTACAGGCGCCATTTGCTGCCGGCATTCATCAGTTGCAGGGCTTCGGTCCAACCGGCGATCACGCCGCCTACCGGGAATTCTGCAGGCTGGCCGCGCTCGTAGGAGCTATCGAACACAGTGCCGTCGATCAGGGTGCCGTGGTAGTGAGTACGCACTTGGTCTTCACGGGTCGGCTTGGCGCCATCACCTGCGGTCAGCACTTCGAATTGCAGGCCGGAAGCCAGGGTAGTGATGCCATCACGCTTGGCGTTTTCAGCCAGGAACGCCAGGCCAGCGCCTGCCGCTGCTTCAGCCTTGGCAGCCGCTTCGGCTTGCATGATTTCGCGGATCACCTTGAAGCTGGCAGCCATTTGCTCTTGGTCTACGCGGCTTGGCTGGCCGGCGAACGCATCGGTCAGGCCGGCCAGGATCGCGTCCAGGCTGACGCCCGGTGGTGGGTTGTCGCGCAGTTGGTCGCCCAACTGACGGCCGATACCGTAGCTGACGCGGGTTTCGTCGGTGGACAGATTAACTTCGGACATGAAGAGGCTCCGCTGTAGGACAACACTGGTTTCCCCGTGCTACCCAAAACTAAAAGGGCCAGCAGACTAGCACACAAGCCCCGCCCATGATCAGCCCCCTCCACGGCCACTGCGGTAGCGCACTTTGTCATCCGGGACAAAATAGCATTTCAGATTCACCTCCTGCCGCCGATACAGCCCTACACAGCAGCTGGCTCCAAAATCAATAACCGTCCAGCACACCCCATCATTCTTGCGGAGCATTCGATGAATAGCT carries:
- a CDS encoding polyprenyl synthetase family protein → MQPQAFYRAVADDFSAVDGIIKQQLTSKVPLVSKIGDYITSAGGKRLRPLLVLLCGKALGREGDDLRLLAATIEFLHTATLLHDDVVDMSGMRRGRETANAMWGNAPSVLVGDFLYSRSFEMMVELGSMPVMKILSQATRIIAEGEVLQLSKVRDASTTEETYMEVIRGKTAMLFEASTHSAAALCGATAEQAEALRTFGDHLGVAFQLVDDLLDYKGDAETLGKNVGDDLAEGKPTLPLIYTMREGTPEQAALVRKAIQKGGIEDLEAIRAAVEASGSLEYTAQLARDYVARAIKCLEALPASEYRDALVELSEFAVARTH
- a CDS encoding zinc ribbon domain-containing protein YjdM — its product is MSTLPPCPKCNSEYTYEDGAQLICPECAHEWSANGEAEAASDDTVKKDSVGNVLQDGDTITVIKDLKVKGTSLVVKVGTKVKNIRLCDGDHDIDCKIDGIGPMKLKSEFVRKV
- a CDS encoding PA4570 family protein codes for the protein MTYLIDAWLDRPHPYLRILHRETGEVCAVLEEEALNELQDQGDLDVNGLSSSEPGVLKEVVRNLFLFCYARALRPATELNGKFHP
- a CDS encoding FKBP-type peptidyl-prolyl cis-trans isomerase encodes the protein MSEVNLSTDETRVSYGIGRQLGDQLRDNPPPGVSLDAILAGLTDAFAGQPSRVDQEQMAASFKVIREIMQAEAAAKAEAAAGAGLAFLAENAKRDGITTLASGLQFEVLTAGDGAKPTREDQVRTHYHGTLIDGTVFDSSYERGQPAEFPVGGVIAGWTEALQLMNAGSKWRLYVPSELAYGAQGVGSIPPHSVLVFDVELLDVL
- the rplU gene encoding 50S ribosomal protein L21; protein product: MSYAVIVTGGKQYKVAPGEYLKIEKLEVATGESVTFDRVLLVANGDDVNIGAPVVAGATVVAEVISQGRHDKVRIIKFRRRKHHMKRMGHRQWYTEIKITGIQA